Proteins encoded by one window of Vigna radiata var. radiata cultivar VC1973A chromosome 5, Vradiata_ver6, whole genome shotgun sequence:
- the LOC106762796 gene encoding probable ribosome-binding factor A, chloroplastic has product MFHPAVVASCPCPNPYPWRHHFPGASAGTVTVRVTPMQVVTGKAVVGSRIRCMANPRRVQMVAKQIRRELSDMLLTDKVLQYAILPETSLGADRYLSSLTTVTDVQVSGDLQVVKVFVSVFGDERGREVAIAGLKSKAKYVRSELGKRMKLRLTPEIRFIEDDSFEKGSRVIAILDKIKNEKSSGSQNKERLNSSTNEDDDEWDGEDPEEGVIYVE; this is encoded by the exons ATGTTTCACCCCGCAGTGGTTGCATCATGTCCCTGTCCGAATCCTTATCCTTGGCGCCATCACTTCCCCGGCGCAAGCGCAGGTACAGTGACGGTGAGGGTGACCCCAATGCAAGTTGTGACAGGGAAGGCGGTGGTTGGTTCCAGAATAAGGTGCATGGCCAATCCTAGAAGAGTCCAAATGGTGGCCAAGCAAATAAGGAGAGAGCTCTCTGATATGCTCCTCACCGACAAAGTGTTGCAGTATGCTATTCTTCCCGAAACTTCCTTAGGAGCCGACCGTTACCTATCTTCCCTCACCACCGTCACCGATGTCCAAGTCTCCGGTGATCTCCAG GTGGTTAAGGTTTTTGTCTCTGTTTTTGGGGATGAAAGAGGGAGAGAAGTAGCCATTGCCGGCTTGAAGTCAAAGGCCAAATATGTTCGCAGTGAATTGGGGAAGCGTATGAAGTTGCGCTTAACTCCTGAGATACGCTTTATTGAGGATGATTCTTTTGAGAAAGGAAGCAGG GTGATTGcaatattagataaaataaagaatgagAAGAGTTCTGGGAGTCAAAACAAGGAGCGGTTAAATTCATCAACaaatgaggatgatgatgaatgGGATGGGGAAGATCCTGAAGAAGGTGTCATTTATGTGGAATAG
- the LOC106761365 gene encoding auxin-responsive protein SAUR50, whose translation MAIRKSNKTSQTTVLKQILKRCSSLGKKNDYDNNDDALPLDVPKGHFAVYVGENRSRYIVPISFLTHPQFQSLLRQAEEEFGFDHDMGLTIPCQEVVFRSLTSTLR comes from the coding sequence ATGGCCATCAGAAAATCAAACAAGACTTCTCAAACCACAGTCCTCAAGCAAATCCTCAAAAGATGTTCCAGCTTGGGAAAGAAGAACGACTACGACAATAACGATGATGCTCTTCCTCTCGATGTCCCCAAAGGCCATTTCGCTGTCTACGTCGGAGAAAACAGAAGTAGATACATTGTTCCCATCTCCTTTTTGACTCATCCTCAGTTTCAGTCCCTCCTTCGACAAGCTGAGGAAGAGTTTGGCTTCGATCACGATATGGGACTCACTATTCCCTGCCAAGAAGTTGTTTTCCGCTCTCTAACATCCACACTACGATGA